Proteins from a single region of Aquipuribacter hungaricus:
- a CDS encoding AI-2E family transporter: protein MPPVPVPRALEIATAWGWRLLVVAVAVYVFGFLVLDRVRLVAVPLLLAVLVAALLAPLYRGLLRSRVPRYPAAGVSVAVFVAVLALAVTVVSQQIATEIGDFGASAGDGLEQTLAFVADLLGVSLAQVEASISEAVTSVVQESTGLVSGALTATGTATSLLTGLLLTLFAVFFYLADGSRIWSFLVSLLPGDGRARADVAGRRSWATLAGYVRALPVVAFVDALGIGVGAAVLGVPFALPIAVITFVGAFVPLVGAVVTGALAVLVALVSQGLVSALVLLVIVFAVQQLESYVLQPLLLGRAVELHPLAVVSAITTGIVLAGIVGGVLAVPLLAMVVTFVRSLASPHAVPLAEDAPPTDAGATDGLDGLDGADGARAPGTVVVGSETGGAR from the coding sequence ATGCCCCCGGTGCCGGTCCCGCGCGCGCTGGAGATCGCCACGGCCTGGGGCTGGCGGCTGCTCGTCGTGGCGGTCGCCGTCTACGTGTTCGGCTTCCTCGTGCTGGACCGGGTGCGGCTGGTCGCGGTGCCCCTACTGCTCGCGGTGCTCGTGGCGGCGCTGCTCGCCCCGCTGTACCGGGGCCTGCTGCGCTCGCGGGTGCCCCGCTACCCCGCAGCGGGGGTGTCGGTGGCGGTGTTCGTCGCCGTGCTCGCGCTGGCGGTGACCGTGGTGTCGCAGCAGATCGCCACCGAGATCGGCGACTTCGGCGCCTCGGCCGGGGACGGCCTGGAGCAGACGCTTGCCTTCGTCGCCGACCTGCTCGGGGTGAGCCTCGCGCAGGTCGAGGCCTCGATCTCCGAGGCCGTCACGTCGGTGGTGCAGGAGTCGACCGGCCTGGTCTCGGGCGCGCTCACCGCCACCGGCACCGCGACCTCGCTGCTGACCGGGCTGCTGCTCACCCTGTTCGCGGTGTTCTTCTACCTGGCCGACGGCTCGCGGATCTGGTCGTTCCTCGTCTCGCTGCTGCCCGGCGACGGCCGCGCCCGCGCCGACGTGGCCGGCCGCCGCTCGTGGGCGACGCTGGCCGGGTACGTCCGTGCGCTGCCCGTGGTGGCCTTCGTCGACGCCCTGGGCATCGGGGTCGGGGCGGCCGTGCTCGGCGTGCCGTTCGCCCTGCCCATCGCCGTCATCACCTTCGTCGGGGCGTTCGTGCCGCTGGTCGGGGCGGTCGTCACCGGGGCGCTCGCGGTGCTCGTCGCCCTGGTCAGCCAGGGCCTGGTGAGCGCGCTCGTCCTGCTCGTCATCGTGTTCGCGGTGCAGCAGCTGGAGTCCTACGTGCTGCAGCCGCTGCTGCTCGGCCGCGCCGTCGAGCTGCACCCGCTCGCCGTGGTCAGCGCCATCACCACGGGCATCGTGCTCGCCGGGATCGTCGGCGGGGTGCTGGCCGTCCCGCTGCTGGCCATGGTCGTGACGTTCGTCCGCTCGCTCGCCTCGCCGCACGCGGTCCCGCTCGCCGAGGACGCCCCGCCGACGGACGCCGGCGCGACCGACGGGCTCGACGGGCTGGACGGGGCCGACGGGGCGCGCGCGCCGGGCACCGTCGTCGTGGGATCCGAGACCGGCGGCGCGCGGTGA
- the mmsB gene encoding multiple monosaccharide ABC transporter permease, translating into MSTTTPATAPAAEVTSKALHTGTSDVRTLLTRNLRTSGIYVAFVAIVALFAILTGGTSLSPTNITNIVLQYSYILVLAIGMVLVIIAGHIDLSVGSVVALTGAVSAVLVIREGVPWWVGVLAAIAVGLAVGAWHGFWVAYVGIPAFIVTLAGMLLFRGLTLQVLSNITLSPFPTEYGRIAGGFSNGLLGGNGFDAFTLLIGALAVAGYAVSGFRTRTARIRYAQPVESFPLFVLRVVAVGAVVMAFAWQLAHARGLPYVLVILGVLIMVYAVVSNRTVFGRQIYAIGGNLSAAMLSGVKVKAVNFWIFVNMGFLSAVAGIIYSARSNGAQPSAGNMFELDAIAAAFIGGAAVTGGVGTVMGAMVGGLIMAVMSNGMQLMGVDQSLQSVVKGLVLLLAVAFDVYNKRRAGASR; encoded by the coding sequence ATGAGCACTACCACCCCCGCCACCGCCCCCGCAGCGGAGGTGACCTCGAAGGCGCTCCACACCGGCACGAGCGACGTCCGCACGCTGCTCACCCGCAACCTGCGCACCAGCGGCATCTACGTCGCCTTCGTCGCCATCGTCGCGCTGTTCGCCATCCTCACCGGCGGCACGTCGCTGAGCCCGACGAACATCACGAACATCGTCCTGCAGTACTCCTACATCCTCGTGCTGGCGATCGGCATGGTCCTGGTGATCATCGCCGGGCACATCGACCTGTCCGTCGGCTCCGTCGTCGCGCTGACCGGGGCGGTCTCGGCCGTCCTCGTCATCCGCGAGGGCGTGCCGTGGTGGGTCGGCGTGCTCGCCGCCATCGCCGTCGGCCTCGCGGTCGGCGCCTGGCACGGGTTCTGGGTGGCCTACGTCGGCATCCCCGCCTTCATCGTCACCCTCGCCGGCATGCTCCTGTTCCGCGGGCTCACGCTGCAGGTGCTCAGCAACATCACGCTGTCGCCCTTCCCCACGGAGTACGGCCGGATCGCCGGCGGCTTCTCCAACGGCCTGCTCGGCGGCAACGGCTTCGACGCCTTCACGCTGCTCATCGGCGCGCTGGCCGTGGCCGGGTACGCCGTCAGCGGCTTCCGCACCCGCACCGCGCGGATCCGCTACGCCCAGCCCGTGGAGTCCTTCCCGCTGTTCGTCCTGCGGGTCGTCGCCGTCGGCGCCGTCGTCATGGCCTTCGCGTGGCAGCTCGCCCACGCCCGCGGCCTGCCCTACGTCCTCGTCATCCTCGGCGTCCTGATCATGGTCTACGCGGTCGTGTCCAACCGGACCGTCTTCGGCCGCCAGATCTACGCCATCGGCGGCAACCTGTCCGCGGCGATGCTCTCCGGCGTCAAGGTCAAGGCCGTCAACTTCTGGATCTTCGTCAACATGGGCTTCCTGTCCGCGGTCGCCGGGATCATCTACTCGGCCCGCTCCAACGGCGCCCAGCCGTCCGCCGGCAACATGTTCGAGCTGGACGCCATCGCCGCCGCCTTCATCGGCGGGGCGGCCGTCACCGGCGGCGTCGGCACCGTCATGGGCGCCATGGTCGGCGGCCTGATCATGGCCGTCATGAGCAACGGCATGCAGCTCATGGGCGTCGACCAGTCGCTGCAGTCGGTCGTCAAGGGCCTCGTGCTCCTGCTCGCCGTCGCCTTCGACGTCTACAACAAGCGCCGCGCCGGGGCCAGCCGCTGA
- the ilvA gene encoding threonine ammonia-lyase yields MPDDADRDDARALLAGVVRTTPVVRNRALSDLLGGDVWLKAENLQRAGSFKIRGAYTRIARLGEQGRAPGVVAASAGNHAQGVALAASLLGTTATVFMPVGAALPKVAATTAYGARVQHVGRSVDEALVAAREMSAQTGAVLVHPFDHVDVVSGQASLGAEVLEQVPDARTVLVCTGGGGLLAGVALEADRARRHGRDVTVVGVQAAAAAAYPASLSAGEPVPLARMSTMADGIAVGRPGDVPFAVVAALVDRVVTVTEEELSRALVLLLERAKLVVEPAGAAAVAALLAHPGTFEPPVVAVLSGGNVDPLVLHRVLRHGLVAGGRYLQLRVQIADRPGALGRLLEELGRTDANLVEVEHRRTAARLHVDEVEVALQLETRGGEHRDAVIGALRSAGYGVVVE; encoded by the coding sequence GTGCCCGACGACGCCGACCGCGACGACGCCCGCGCGCTGCTGGCCGGGGTGGTCCGGACCACCCCGGTGGTGCGCAACCGCGCGCTGTCGGACCTGCTCGGCGGCGACGTGTGGCTCAAGGCCGAGAACCTCCAGCGTGCCGGCTCGTTCAAGATCCGCGGGGCGTACACGCGCATCGCCCGGCTGGGGGAGCAGGGCCGGGCCCCCGGCGTGGTCGCGGCGAGCGCCGGCAACCACGCCCAGGGCGTCGCGCTCGCCGCCTCGCTGCTGGGCACCACCGCGACGGTGTTCATGCCGGTCGGCGCCGCGCTGCCGAAGGTGGCCGCGACGACCGCCTACGGCGCCCGGGTGCAGCACGTCGGGCGCAGCGTCGACGAGGCGCTGGTCGCCGCCCGCGAGATGTCCGCTCAGACCGGCGCCGTCCTGGTCCACCCCTTCGACCACGTCGACGTGGTGTCCGGGCAGGCCTCGCTCGGCGCCGAGGTCCTCGAGCAGGTGCCCGACGCCCGCACCGTGCTGGTCTGCACCGGCGGCGGCGGCCTGCTGGCGGGCGTGGCGCTCGAGGCGGACCGGGCGCGCCGGCACGGCCGCGACGTCACCGTCGTCGGGGTCCAGGCGGCGGCCGCCGCGGCCTACCCGGCGTCGCTGTCCGCGGGGGAGCCGGTCCCGCTCGCGCGGATGTCGACGATGGCCGACGGCATCGCCGTGGGGCGCCCGGGCGACGTGCCCTTCGCCGTCGTCGCCGCGCTCGTGGACCGGGTCGTCACGGTCACCGAGGAGGAGCTGTCGCGCGCCCTCGTCCTGCTGCTGGAACGGGCCAAGCTCGTCGTCGAGCCGGCGGGCGCCGCCGCGGTCGCCGCGCTGCTCGCCCACCCGGGCACGTTCGAGCCGCCGGTCGTGGCGGTGCTGTCCGGCGGCAACGTCGACCCGCTCGTCCTGCACCGCGTGCTGCGCCACGGCCTGGTCGCCGGCGGGCGGTACCTGCAGCTGCGGGTGCAGATCGCCGACCGGCCGGGGGCGCTCGGGCGGCTGCTGGAGGAGCTCGGCCGCACCGACGCCAACCTCGTCGAGGTCGAGCACCGCCGGACCGCGGCCCGCCTGCACGTGGACGAGGTCGAGGTCGCGCTGCAGCTGGAGACCCGCGGCGGGGAGCACCGCGACGCGGTGATCGGCGCGCTGCGCAGCGCCGGGTACGGGGTCGTCGTCGAGTAG